The nucleotide sequence GTAGTTACAATCTTTACTTCTTTGTTATATTGTTCAATACGTTCACGGTTAAAATTACCAATTTTGTCAGCTCGAATGATTACCAGAAAGAAATTGAATGAAATTcgaataaaaataattaatagagAGAGCAGGAAATAGATGAAGCTACTTTAACGGTGGCTACATATTACCAAATTATTAAGTTAAAAGTTAATATGTGCTACTATATACCattaaattgaaaataaaaaggtTACACATTTGATTtgtcagctaaaagaaaatatattcgCTAGCCAAATATTAAAAAACATACATGATTATGTATAAAGGATGTATATTATGccttaatataaaaaaaaagtaaatgttTTGATAGCTATTATTTTTGGGAGAGCCTATACAGGATAGTTTTCCTATTGCAAATTGGTCTATTTTATACTACTTAGTGGCTAGCTTGTCATGTATTTTTTTTCTAGGCTGAGTTGCTTGGCCAATTTTTTAGGAGGATAAAAAGTACTCATGattagaagttttttttttttggtgcaaACAATGTTATATTATATAATATTAAAGTGGATCGTTACAAGGAGTATGAGGCATCAAAAAAACATTCTAGGGAAGCGACCTCTAAATGGGTCGTAACAAAAAGAGGGTGCTGGGGGTAAACTAGTAGTAGCATCCGTTTCGGGAGGGTAACAAAAAAGCCCATCGATGGTTCTAGTCTGATATTGCGAGGGTAGGTATCTAACAAAAAGAGTTCTCGAACGGTCGTCTTCAAGCATCTGCTGTACAAAAAGCGGTGGTTGATCAAAAGCGATGATGTTTGGTGAAGCCTCCATCTGCAAACCATGTTTAGCTAAGGAGTAGCTACCTGATTTTGCTCCCTATACATGTGGAGGATATCCGAATTATGCAGTCGAGCGATCAGACACCTGCAATCAAAGATAATATTAACATAAAGTGGATGAGACGAATGAAGTATAGGAAGAAGGGCCTTAGCATCTAACTTGACTTCCAAGGATGTGTAGCCGTTAGTGAATGCGAGGTGTAGGCCGTGATATAGTGCTAAGAGTTCAGTTTCCATGCTGTCATTTACTAGTCCATGTCCTGCGAAGCCCAGAAGCCATTTACCCTTATGGTCCCAGATGACTCCACCAATTCCCCCATGCATAGTGTGTTGTGAGGCGGAACCATCAGTATTAAGTTTAAACGAAGCGAGACGAGGGGGTGCCACTTGATATGCATAGGGATATGTAGGAGAGGTAGTGCGGGAGGGGGGTAACGAGACAGTAGAATTCTGCAGCCATATGAAGGATACGACTCATGGAGATGGGTTGATGGTGATTTCGGAAAAGCTTACCATTACAGACCAGCCAGATGTGCCAAAGAGCAAAGGCAATGAGGATGTCGTTAGGGATATTTAGGGACCAGTAGTATTTCCTATAATTTATGTTGTGTTCTTGTACCGGTAATGGATAGTTGCAGTTCTTTTTTGGAGTCTCATTTTGCCCCTCCTTTTGCACTTTATTACAATAAAAGTACTTGCACACTTTCGTAAATCCAACAAATATATGAGCCTTCTTTCAATACCTAAAAAGGCAATCATAGTTGCTGATGTCACATGACAGTGACACATACTTTCACAAATTTTCAATCGTCAGCTCCAACTTATTTTTGGCACATTTATTGCAAACATTTTGCTTCttgaaaataaatttcatatCGTGGCATACAAAAAACCCTTATTTTCCTGAATTAAAATTGATCTTACTTTTTCTTGGCTGTagattaaaattaatttaaatttaattatttggatTTAAAAATTCTGGCAATGAAGTGTTTAAGAATATAACTGGTATTTTCGTATAAGTGGGGTTTAAGTTGGCATAACTAATGGATTACATGATTAACtaaataatcataaaaaaaaaagtttgagtaaggaaaataaaagaaatttaaagttaaattgctcttttttatttaaaaatatgacCTTTGGGGATTATATTGGACTACATAAGAAAATTTAACCAATTCTAAAAGAATTGctttttggaagaaaataattttttttccaagATTTAGCTTAACAACCTAAACTTTCCGAtgctttaaatttgaattttggaTATGTCGTACAATCGACTATAAGTGGAACAGTAACATGCACAAAATTATTTAGAACTATTAATGAATGACTTAGAGAGACGGACACTAGTAGAAGAGAGTTGAACTAACTACTAACTTGATTTAATATAAAAAAAgttcaataaatttttaaaagaagttgCATGCTCtagaatttaaaaagaaaaacaagtgaaTTCTTTAAACCCATCAAAGATTTTACATTTTGTTTAATTAACGATAATTGCAAGGCTGATAACATTCTTTTGCATTGGATGCAATAAATTAATTACGACAATTTATCTATaacaagaaaagtaaaataatatagaagcagaTAATGTTTAGTACAATGCTTGGTACAAGTATATTTAAACACGATTGTTCATACAGATATTGGGCACGAGCTTAGCTCGGGCATAAACCCACTAGTtgaataacaaaagaaagaaacaacagTTCACTTAAGTTCCTCTTTTGTAAGTTCTACAATTATTATTTCTTAATAGATTTATCTATCTTGAATGATAGCTTGAGAATAGGCATTCGTAATGAGACATATAGTGGTGACCCAGGTTAACTTAACTGATTAGTAGTTAACTATAGTTAGTGATTAGTTGACCACAGTTAGTAGTTAGGCGGTTACATCTGTAATTAGGTAGTTATTACTATAGCTAAGTACTGTAGATGTACAGATTTTACGGAACAATTACAGAGTAATGAGAATTGCTcccttttttttcctcttcttcatttcttctcttCAAGTATGGATCTTAGATCCATAAAtttgacatggtatcagagcatataGACGATTGAATCTAAAGTTTTTCACTGACAATTGTTGAAAACAAGAGATTCATCGGTTagttttccaaaattttctaGCCGGAAAAGGTGATGGCCGGAGATGAAACCATCAGTCGTATAGAGAAGGTAACAAATCGATCAGCAGTGATGATAGATCATAATCATCCACTGTATTTGCACCCATCGGACACACCGGGAGCATTATCACTTGGTTTTCAGCTGTAAGGAATGGAAAATTACACGATTTGGAGTCAAGCGATGGAGGTTTCGTTGCTAACACGGAACAAATTAGGGTTCATCGATGGATCGGTGACGCGTGATACTTATGGAGACACTCATGCAAATCTATGGGACCGCTGCAATGCTATTGTGAAGTCATGGATAATGCACAATATGAGCCGTGATTTGCTGAGTGGAGTATTATTCCGGTCAAGTGCATATGCAATCTGGTCGTATCTCAAGGAACGATTTGATAAGGTTAATGCATTGAGAATGTACTACTTACACAGGGAGATTTTTTCATTAACACAAGGTACATCTTTTGTTTCAGTTTACTACTCAAAATTGAAGGATCTATAGGATGAGTATGATTCGATTATGCCTCCACCTGTTTGTTGTGATAAGTCGAAGAAATTTACTGAACGACAGGAGTATCAATATTTATGGCAGTTTTTAATAGGGTTAAATGATAGCTACAGTCAAGCTCGTAGTCAAATCATAATGAAATCTAAAATTCCTACTGTTAATCAAGCCTATGCTATGATTCTTCAAGATGAAAGCCAGAAACTAGTAGCAGGTGGGAGTTATAGTACTGAGTCTATTGATCCTACTGCCCTGTTCAGCTCTAAGATTGGTCAAAAACAAAGAAGGAATTTCAATGTTGAATGTGATTTCTGTCATTTAAAGGGACATACCAAGGAGGAATGTTACAAATTGATGAAGTGTGATTACTGCAATAGGAAGGGACATTTAAAGGCAAACTGCTACAAGCTGATAGGGTATCCTACAGATTTTAAACCTTAGAAACAAGCTAATATGGTTGGAGGTTCAAGTAACCAGCCAAATCCACCTTCCTCAGTCATGATGACACAGAAGCAACATCTAGGACCTATGCAAGGATTCACTACTGAATCACATAGTCATCAGGGGCAACAGAATTTGGGGCCTATGCAAATGTTCACTCCTGAACAATATAGTCAGATTCTAAACCTACTAAACAAGGCATCACTCTCTGAATCCTCTGCCAGTGCACACATGGCAGGTAATGTTTCTTATGAACCAAATATTGATGAGAAATGGATAGTAGATACTAGAGCTACTAATCATATGGTTGGTAATGAGCAACTTCTGCTTGAAAAATTATTAGTAGGTAATGCAGGAAATGTACAGCTCCCTACTGAAGAGTCTACTAAGGTGTCACATATTGGTAGTTGTCAATTATATGGAGGTGATACTATTAACAATGTCTTGTGTGTACCAGCTTTCAAGTTTAATCTCTTGTCTGTGTCTCAACTGACAAAAGCTTTAAACTGTTGTGctgcattttttccaaatttctgcATATTTCAGGATCTCTTCACTGGGAAGGTGAAGGAGATTggtaaagaagaaaaaggatTGTATGTGCTGCATTCACAAAGGAGAAACAAGAATAACACCAAGTCATTGGTGATGATTGCTCACAGGAATGAAGTTGAGTTGTGGCACAAGAGAATGGGACATGTTCCAATCCAAGTTCTTAAGAAAATTCCTAGTATACATAGTAGCAGTAGAGCAGAAATAAGTCCTTGTGACATATGTCCGTTAGCCAGACAAGCTAGGACTTCTTTTCCAGTCAGTAACAGTAGAGCAGAAAATGTATTTGATTTGCTACACATGGATGTTTGGGGACCATATAAAGTACCTACATATAATGGAAAAAGATATTTTCTCACAATGGTTGATGATCACTCTAGATggatttggattttcttcttgcATCTTAAGTCTGATGTTATTACAGTACTGAAAAACTTCATTGTTATGGTAAAGACTCAGTTTGGTAAAATGATCAAATGTTTTAGGTCAGACAATGGTTCTGAATTTTTCAACCACAATTGTGCAACATTGTTCCAAATGCATGGAATTATACATCAGAGTTCTTGGCACACACTCCTCAACAGAATGGAGTGATGGAGAGGAGACACAGGCATGTTCTGGAGACTGCACGAGCCATCAGGTTTCAGGGGCACTTGCTAGTGAAGTTTTGGGGTGCTTGTGTAGATGCTTCTGTATACAtaataaacagagtttctttgacaGTACTGGGGAACAAGTCACCTTTTGAGCTATTCTATGGGAAACAGCCTGCATTGTCACACATAAGAATTATAGGGTGATTGTGTTTTGCAGCAAGGTTGCCAAGAGGAGACAAATTTGCACCTAGGTCTATAAGATCAGTGTTTATGGGATATGCAAGCACACAAAAGGGATATAGGTTGTATGAAATTGAGCATAATACACTCTTTGTCAGTAGGGATGTGATATTTCATGAAGATGTGTATCCATTTCAGGGTCTTCACCAAGACTCTTCTCTTTTTGCGGATGAATTTTAGAGTGTTGATCCTTGTCCTGATCAACCTTCCATTGTTTTGCCCTCTATTATCAATGACATAAATGAATCACATTCCATTACATCTCCTGCTCCTGAAGAATCTGTTCCAGCAGACATTAATTCATCTTTAGACTCTCATTCTCTACCATATGTAGAGGTATCAGCTACATGGCAACATGAGAACAATGCTGGAGAACTGAGGAGATCATGAAGAACTTCAAGGCCTCCTATTTGGCTGAAGGATTATATTGGGCCAATGCAAAAGCCTAACTCTTCCCATGCAGCACATTTCCAGTATCTTATTAGCAATTCTATTCAGTACACAGGATTATCTGCCTCATATCAAGCTTACATCTCTCAAATGTCCTCTGAAGTTGAACTAGTTTCTTACTATGAGGCAGCCAAAGATGTGAATTGGATTGAAGCTATGAAAGCAGAAATTCAAGTATTGGATGATAACAAGACTTGGGAGGTAGTGTCATTGCCTCCAAATAAAAGAGCAATTGGATGCAAATGGGTGTACAAAATCAAGTATACTTCCACTGGAGAAGTTGAGAGGTATAAGGCTAGGTTAGTAGCAAAGGGGTACAATCAAAAGGAGGGACTAGACTATCAGGAAACTTTTTCACCTGTTGTGAAAATGGTAACTGTCAGGTCAGTTGTATCCATTGCAGCTACCAAATGGTGGACACTGTATCAGATGAATATTTGTAATGCTTTTTTGCAAGGGGATTTGGAAGAAGAGGTATACATGAATTTACCTCAAGGGTTTTCTCCTAAATAAGGGAAGACACAGGTCTGTTAGTCACTATATGGACTTAAGCAAGCTTCAAGACAGTGGAATATTAAACTCACCACAGCACTGCTTAACTCAGGTTTCAAACAAAGCCATTTTGATTATTCTTTATTTACCAAGAAGCAAGATTCTCATATTGTGATTGTTTTggtctatgttgatgatcttTTAATTACTGGGGATAATGATGAACTCATTTCAAGCACTAAACAAAGTCTGCATCAGAATTTTAAGATCAAAGATCTTGGAGAGTTGAGGTATTTTTTGGGAATTGAATTTTCCAGAAACAAAGAGGGGATCTTGTTACACCAGAGGAAGTATGCTCTTGAGCTTATTTCAGATGTTGGTCTAGAAGGGTCCAAACCAGTTCATGCTCCTATTGAGGTTAATCAGAAGCTCATTACAGTGTCTTATGATAATCATTTAGGCCTCAAGGATGACAGCCTACTTGAGGATCCTGGTGCTTATCAAAGACTAATAGGCAGGCTACTTTATTTGACAATTACAAGGACTGACATCTCTTTTGCTGTTCAATCTTTAAGCCAGTTCATGCAAGCTCCCAAACATTCTCACATGGAAGCTGCCTTGAGAGTGGTGAGATATAATAAGCAGAATCCAGGGCTTGGTATTCTTATGTCAGCTGCAGCTTCTACACAGTTGACAGCCTACTGTGATGCTGATTGGACTGCATGTCCAACTACGAGAAGATCAGTAACTAGCTATTTAGTGAAGTTTGGTAATTCTCTCATCTCATGGAAGTCAAAAAAGCAAAGTACTATTTCAAGAAGTTCAGCTGAAGCAGAATATCGAAGTTTGGCTTCCACAGCTGCAGAAATTGTTTGGCTCGTTGGCTTATTTGCTGAATTGGGAGTCACTCTCACACTCCCACTTCCCCTTCACTGTGATAGTAAATCAGTCATGCAAATTGCTGCCAAGTGTTTCATGAGCGAACCAAGCACATTGACATTGATTGTCATTTCATTCGTGAGAAGGTTCATTTGGGCTTGGTTCACACTGTCTATTTGAAGTTTGTTGATCAACCTGCTGACATCCTAACTAAAGGCTTGAGTAGTGTGCAACATTCTTATTTGTTATCCAAGCTAGGCCTTCAGAACATATTCATTAGTCCTAGCTTGAGGGGGGTAATGAGACATATAGTGGTGACCCAGGTTAACTTAACTGATTAGTAGTTAACTATAGTTAGTGATTAGTTGACCACAGTTAGTAGTTAGGCGGTTACATCTGTAATTAGGTAGTTATTACTATAGCTAAGTACTGTAGATGTACAGATTTTACGGA is from Nicotiana tabacum cultivar K326 chromosome 18, ASM71507v2, whole genome shotgun sequence and encodes:
- the LOC142172569 gene encoding uncharacterized protein LOC142172569 is translated as MEVSLLTRNKLGFIDGSVTRDTYGDTHANLWDRCNAIVKSWIMHNMSRDLLSGVLFRSSAYAIWSYLKERFDKDEYDSIMPPPVCCDKSKKFTERQEYQYLWQFLIGLNDSYSQARSQIIMKSKIPTVNQAYAMILQDESQKLVAGGSYSTESIDPTALFSSKIGQKQRRNFNVECDFCHLKGHTKEECYKLMKCDYCNRKGHLKANCYKLIGYPTDFKP